In Novosphingobium sp. MMS21-SN21R, a single genomic region encodes these proteins:
- a CDS encoding phage major tail protein, TP901-1 family — translation MAAQKGSAFLLKISDGAATPTYNTVAGLRTTQMSINGESVVITSKDSGGWRELLSGAGTRSVTVSAAGIFLGSAAEVQVRGNAMAGTIADYELSFEGGEKMRGRFLVQRLDYSGDFNGERNYTMTLESSGQVAQV, via the coding sequence ATGGCAGCCCAGAAGGGAAGCGCGTTCCTGCTGAAGATCAGCGATGGCGCAGCAACGCCGACTTACAACACCGTGGCTGGCCTGCGCACGACGCAGATGTCGATCAATGGTGAATCCGTCGTCATCACCAGCAAGGATTCGGGCGGCTGGCGCGAGTTGCTTTCGGGCGCTGGTACGCGGTCGGTGACGGTGAGCGCGGCGGGCATCTTCCTAGGTAGCGCCGCCGAGGTGCAGGTGCGCGGAAATGCCATGGCTGGCACGATTGCGGATTATGAGCTGTCGTTCGAGGGCGGCGAGAAAATGCGTGGCCGCTTCCTTGTGCAGCGCCTTGACTACTCGGGCGATTTCAACGGTGAGCGCAACTACACCATGACGCTCGAAAGCTCGGGCCAGGTGGCGCAGGTCTGA
- a CDS encoding gene transfer agent family protein, with amino-acid sequence MADAANPHRGEAVLVIGGQPLVLRPTFGALVAAEEELGPLFAMVERASAGQLRLAEMVGLFWHCLRERNGLDRADFAEAVAREGLAACTPSLRALIVQILKGAG; translated from the coding sequence ATGGCGGACGCAGCGAACCCCCATCGCGGGGAAGCGGTGCTTGTCATCGGCGGGCAACCGCTGGTGTTGCGCCCGACATTCGGCGCCCTTGTGGCGGCCGAAGAGGAGCTTGGTCCACTGTTCGCAATGGTCGAGCGGGCCAGTGCCGGGCAGTTGCGGCTTGCCGAGATGGTCGGACTGTTCTGGCATTGCCTGCGCGAGCGCAATGGTTTGGACCGTGCCGACTTTGCCGAAGCCGTCGCTCGTGAGGGGCTTGCCGCATGCACACCTTCGCTGCGTGCGCTGATCGTGCAGATCCTGAAAGGCGCCGGGTGA
- a CDS encoding DUF3168 domain-containing protein has translation MEIPFRAVLIAWLASDPVLSEALNAVVEEAPSRTALPWLALTTSASTNWGTKTLAGREIRVALELNFRSDDPLGGAALVAGIEARVENLPADQSFSGFRIASIGMIRARAEQRGEAMRVVVLEYRARVLAA, from the coding sequence ATGGAAATTCCGTTTCGTGCCGTGCTGATTGCATGGCTGGCAAGTGATCCCGTGCTGTCCGAGGCGCTGAACGCAGTGGTCGAGGAAGCGCCTTCGCGTACCGCCCTGCCCTGGCTGGCACTAACCACTAGCGCGAGCACCAATTGGGGCACCAAGACGCTGGCGGGGCGCGAAATCCGCGTGGCTCTCGAGCTCAATTTTCGCAGTGACGACCCGCTGGGCGGGGCTGCGCTTGTCGCCGGGATCGAGGCGCGAGTGGAGAACCTGCCCGCAGATCAGTCCTTCTCAGGCTTTCGCATTGCCAGCATTGGCATGATCCGCGCCCGTGCAGAGCAGCGCGGTGAAGCCATGCGGGTGGTCGTGCTCGAATACCGGGCGCGCGTTCTTGCCGCCTGA
- a CDS encoding phage tail assembly chaperone — MNKRFGASAAALSGQAALLLGWLPDTFWAATPEELACVLRALRAPDGGTIDKGTLDRLMEADRGG, encoded by the coding sequence GTGAACAAGCGCTTTGGGGCAAGCGCCGCCGCGTTAAGTGGTCAGGCGGCGCTGTTGCTGGGATGGCTGCCCGACACGTTCTGGGCCGCAACGCCGGAAGAACTTGCCTGCGTCTTGCGCGCATTGCGGGCGCCCGATGGCGGGACAATCGACAAGGGCACACTCGACAGATTGATGGAGGCAGACCGTGGCGGATGA
- a CDS encoding phage major capsid protein, with translation MDTVNLETKADALTGSFDIVERQEAQDAALATLRSDVDEVKGRLEKVGRAAARPMLEGAGLVSGPEVKGFVDGYLRYGRETELKSLSGAVAADGGYAVPQQIDEMIARRMVEISPIRSVANVVRTGTSGFRRLISTGGTASGWVSETGARPETASPKLAEIVPPTGELYANPSATQAMLDDAVFDLESWLANEIATEFARAEGAAFISGTGTNQPKGFLSATMSAAGDNTRAFGSLQFIGSGNAAGFDAAPEAKLIDLVCQMKAPLRQGAVWVMNSATLAAVRKLKTADGAFLWQPGLVNGQPDRLLGYPVIEAEDMPDVAANQFPIAFGNFKAGYLIAERRQTTILRDPYTNKPYVQFYATRRVGGQVLDSDAIKLLKIAL, from the coding sequence ATGGATACCGTAAACCTCGAGACCAAGGCAGACGCGCTGACCGGATCGTTCGACATCGTCGAGCGCCAAGAAGCGCAGGACGCCGCGCTGGCGACGCTCCGCAGCGATGTGGACGAAGTGAAGGGCCGGCTGGAAAAGGTCGGCCGTGCTGCGGCTCGCCCGATGCTGGAAGGCGCAGGGCTGGTCAGCGGGCCGGAAGTGAAGGGCTTTGTTGATGGCTATCTTCGGTATGGCCGCGAAACCGAGCTGAAATCGTTGTCGGGTGCAGTTGCTGCCGATGGCGGCTATGCGGTGCCGCAGCAGATCGACGAAATGATTGCCCGCCGCATGGTGGAAATCAGCCCGATCCGCTCTGTTGCCAATGTGGTCCGGACCGGGACGTCGGGCTTCCGCCGCCTGATCTCGACCGGTGGCACGGCTTCGGGCTGGGTGAGCGAAACCGGCGCGCGGCCGGAAACCGCCAGTCCCAAACTCGCGGAAATCGTGCCGCCGACGGGTGAGCTTTATGCCAACCCTTCGGCAACACAGGCCATGCTGGACGATGCGGTGTTCGATCTGGAAAGCTGGCTGGCGAATGAAATCGCCACCGAGTTTGCCCGGGCCGAGGGCGCGGCATTCATCAGCGGGACCGGCACCAACCAGCCCAAGGGCTTCCTTTCCGCCACGATGAGCGCGGCGGGCGACAATACCCGCGCGTTCGGTTCGTTGCAGTTCATCGGTTCGGGGAACGCTGCGGGCTTCGATGCAGCCCCGGAAGCCAAGCTGATCGATCTGGTCTGTCAGATGAAGGCCCCGCTGCGTCAGGGCGCTGTCTGGGTGATGAATTCGGCCACTCTGGCTGCGGTACGCAAGCTCAAGACCGCAGACGGCGCGTTTCTGTGGCAGCCTGGCCTGGTGAACGGTCAGCCGGACCGCCTGCTCGGGTATCCGGTGATCGAGGCCGAGGACATGCCGGATGTGGCGGCAAATCAGTTCCCGATCGCGTTCGGCAACTTCAAGGCCGGCTACCTTATCGCGGAGCGCCGCCAGACTACGATCCTGCGCGATCCCTATACCAACAAGCCCTACGTCCAGTTCTATGCCACGCGCCGTGTTGGCGGGCAGGTGCTGGATAGCGATGCGATCAAGCTGCTGAAGATCGCGCTCTGA
- a CDS encoding tail tape measure protein — protein MADELDTLMIDVRANTSGFTADVAQMRGSFDSVLVDGFGRAGDTLERGLLGAIRRGSLGFEDLRRVAMNVLGDIAAQAVQAGIGSLGGLGSAGGGGSAVLGLGSLIGSIFGLPGRATGGPVAPGRGYLVGERGPELFVPTSAGRVEPSLGGGKGRDVNVSIRIVSPQGSNQPESLRRSGRQVAQAVRRALNDF, from the coding sequence GTGGCGGATGAACTCGACACGCTGATGATCGACGTGCGCGCGAATACCTCGGGCTTTACGGCCGATGTGGCGCAAATGCGAGGCAGCTTCGATTCCGTGCTGGTGGATGGGTTCGGGCGCGCAGGCGACACGCTGGAGCGCGGCTTGCTCGGCGCGATACGCCGCGGCTCGCTGGGCTTCGAAGACTTGCGCCGAGTGGCTATGAACGTGCTGGGCGATATCGCAGCGCAGGCCGTTCAGGCCGGAATCGGATCGCTGGGCGGTCTTGGCAGCGCAGGCGGAGGGGGCAGTGCCGTGTTGGGACTGGGCAGCCTGATCGGTTCGATCTTCGGCTTGCCGGGGCGTGCGACCGGCGGGCCGGTGGCGCCAGGGCGCGGCTATCTGGTGGGCGAGCGCGGCCCTGAATTGTTCGTGCCGACCTCGGCCGGGCGTGTGGAGCCTTCGCTGGGTGGCGGCAAGGGGCGGGACGTCAATGTATCGATCCGCATTGTCAGTCCGCAGGGCAGCAACCAGCCCGAAAGCCTGCGCCGGTCTGGCCGCCAGGTGGCGCAGGCGGTGCGCCGCGCGCTCAACGACTTCTGA